A single region of the Devosia sp. FJ2-5-3 genome encodes:
- a CDS encoding copper chaperone PCu(A)C produces MIRLFARALLASTLALSPIAVSAHEAGAKPAHGAEAHAPAGPLVTLGDLEISGAFTRATLPNAPVGGGFLTITNKGAAADRLVSATAPIAKETQIHEMALEGDVMKMRQLTDGIEIAAGETVTLAPGGLHIMFMGLNTALVEGEKVPVTLTFEKAGTITVDLAIGAAAAAKSMGH; encoded by the coding sequence ATGATCCGTCTTTTCGCGCGCGCCCTGCTGGCGTCGACCCTTGCCCTTTCCCCCATCGCCGTTTCCGCCCATGAGGCCGGCGCCAAGCCCGCCCATGGCGCCGAGGCCCATGCGCCTGCCGGCCCCCTCGTCACACTCGGCGATCTCGAAATTTCCGGTGCCTTCACCCGCGCCACCCTGCCCAATGCCCCGGTGGGCGGCGGCTTTCTGACCATCACCAACAAGGGCGCCGCGGCCGATCGGCTGGTCAGCGCCACAGCCCCCATCGCCAAGGAAACCCAGATCCACGAAATGGCGCTCGAAGGCGATGTCATGAAGATGCGCCAGCTCACGGACGGCATCGAGATCGCAGCGGGCGAGACCGTCACGCTCGCACCGGGCGGGCTTCACATCATGTTCATGGGTCTCAACACCGCGCTGGTCGAAGGCGAAAAAGTGCCGGTGACGCTGACCTTTGAAAAGGCCGGGACCATCACCGTCGATCTCGCCATCGGCGCCGCTGCCGCCGCCAAGTCCATGGGGCATTAG
- a CDS encoding MbcA/ParS/Xre antitoxin family protein has protein sequence MPVLAVAAETNKAGVVTKAVLRAAEALGLSARRLAQTIGTSEPTISRMRNGNYILDADGKPFELSVLLIRAFRSLDAIAGGDAAVIRGWMVGENSALGGRPIDRIASIAGLVEVLAYLDARRAPL, from the coding sequence ATGCCCGTTCTTGCTGTCGCGGCCGAAACCAACAAGGCAGGTGTGGTGACCAAGGCCGTGCTGCGCGCGGCAGAAGCACTGGGATTGAGCGCGCGACGTCTGGCCCAGACCATCGGCACCAGCGAGCCGACGATTTCGCGCATGCGCAACGGCAATTACATTCTCGACGCGGACGGAAAACCCTTCGAGCTTTCCGTTCTGCTGATCCGGGCGTTTCGCTCGCTCGACGCCATTGCCGGGGGCGATGCCGCCGTCATCCGCGGCTGGATGGTGGGAGAAAACAGCGCGCTGGGCGGCAGGCCGATCGACAGGATCGCCTCGATTGCAGGATTGGTCGAGGTGCTCGCCTATCTCGATGCGCGCCGCGCGCCGCTTTAG
- the mbfA gene encoding iron exporter MbfA yields the protein MFPLLRDTRREFSSLSEREILSLAVAAEEEDGRIYSELATRLAPNYPGSAALLEAMAAEEDEHRRRLLDLYVARFGKRLVPIRREHVRGFLTRKPIWLMKTLSLEQARQQVWEMEDGAYRFYLAAAQEVSDADIRKLLGDLAAQERGHAKAADKLDEQLVGKDGMESEKAESHRQFVLTYVQPGLAGLMDGSVSTLAPVFAAAFATGSTWQTFLVGLAAAVGAGISMGFTEAASDDGKLTGRGSPIKRGLAAGIMTALGGLGHALPYLIPDFTLATGLAIFVVLVELWAIAYIQKRFMQTPFWRAVLQVVLGGSLVLAAGILIGGA from the coding sequence ATGTTTCCCCTGCTGCGTGACACAAGGCGTGAGTTTTCCTCCCTCTCCGAGCGCGAAATCCTGTCCCTGGCGGTAGCCGCCGAGGAAGAGGACGGGCGGATCTATTCCGAGCTGGCGACGCGGCTGGCCCCCAATTATCCGGGGTCCGCGGCGCTGCTCGAAGCCATGGCGGCCGAAGAGGACGAGCATCGCCGGCGCCTCCTCGATCTTTACGTCGCCCGCTTCGGCAAGCGCCTCGTGCCGATCCGGCGCGAGCATGTGCGCGGCTTTCTCACCCGCAAGCCGATCTGGCTGATGAAGACGCTCAGCCTCGAGCAGGCGCGCCAGCAGGTCTGGGAAATGGAGGATGGCGCCTATCGCTTCTATCTCGCCGCCGCACAGGAGGTGAGCGACGCCGACATCCGCAAGCTTCTGGGCGATCTGGCAGCCCAGGAGCGCGGCCACGCCAAGGCAGCCGACAAGCTCGACGAGCAGCTGGTGGGCAAGGACGGGATGGAGAGCGAAAAGGCCGAAAGCCATCGCCAGTTTGTTTTGACCTATGTGCAGCCAGGGCTGGCGGGGTTGATGGACGGCTCGGTTTCGACCCTGGCGCCGGTTTTCGCGGCGGCCTTCGCCACCGGCAGCACCTGGCAGACTTTTCTCGTCGGCCTCGCCGCGGCGGTGGGCGCGGGCATTTCCATGGGCTTTACCGAGGCGGCCTCCGATGACGGCAAGCTGACCGGGCGCGGCTCGCCGATCAAGCGCGGGCTGGCGGCCGGCATCATGACGGCGCTGGGTGGGCTCGGGCATGCGCTGCCCTATCTCATCCCCGATTTCACCCTCGCCACCGGTCTTGCGATCTTCGTCGTCCTGGTCGAACTCTGGGCCATCGCCTATATCCAGAAACGCTTCATGCAGACCCCGTTCTGGCGGGCCGTGCTGCAGGTGGTGCTGGGGGGAAGCCTGGTGCTGGCCGCCGGCATCCTCATCGGCGGAGCGTAG
- a CDS encoding RidA family protein: MVQRISTGSPFEATFGYSRAVRHEDTIYVSGTTGYDYATMTMPEGVGEQARNALATIDKALKEAGSSIEDTVRVVYYVGDRSLVDEVVAAVGPVFKDIRPAASMLIVQMIEEGMKIEIEVTARIGAAKS; this comes from the coding sequence ATGGTGCAGCGCATCTCCACCGGCTCGCCCTTTGAAGCGACCTTTGGCTATTCCCGTGCCGTCCGCCACGAGGACACGATCTATGTGTCCGGCACGACCGGCTATGATTACGCCACCATGACCATGCCCGAGGGCGTGGGCGAGCAGGCGAGGAATGCGCTGGCCACCATCGACAAGGCGCTGAAGGAAGCTGGCTCCTCCATCGAGGACACGGTGCGGGTGGTCTATTATGTCGGCGACCGGTCGCTCGTGGACGAGGTCGTCGCGGCCGTGGGCCCCGTGTTCAAGGACATCCGCCCGGCCGCCTCCATGCTCATCGTGCAGATGATCGAGGAAGGCATGAAGATCGAGATCGAAGTGACCGCCCGCATCGGCGCCGCCAAATCCTGA
- a CDS encoding S41 family peptidase codes for MLNRGMAVSAMALLLAVAPALAQDENGRSSMGEKPIWVRYPAIAPDGETLSFTYRGRIFVVDAEGGLAVPLTANGTYSYGAVWSADSERLAFASDLNGDDDVYTTDFSGSLERLTWSSASEVPTSFAPDGQSLLYTALRLGDAEQSVQGALSSKPQLYAVDTASGRESLILPNLAQQAQWNRAQTRLVYTYNPSGDPDDRQHRVAPNARQIWTYDKISGTHEPVFEVDGIDRHNPIWSADGLTLYYLSEASGWLNVWKRDLASGADTQLTRFDGDPVRDLSVADDGTLAFSNRGRIYVQKPGATEAKAIELLTLEQRAGRRDNLYAEMVQDFVSSPDGELFGIVANADVFVQDGAGNFRQVTATPGQERDIVFSPDGSMLAYAALREHQWGIYAVALKGEDEQGGLAPSYAEIPLYIPEEGNAYVPRFSPDGTKLAFVADRREIQVLDLASGEVTKLYGEGDHFSQYRDGVMNFAWSPNSQDLLVPWRAMDGSEAHRVAIVPADGGSRAQPIGSVPNLFGATWSLDGTQIIGATTLYGPRDSQLHAQSSDLYRIFLSEEARQDFLETAEGTAPGLDEAEDGTALARRYGPDQFRNSRLEGRLTAGEDGLMTMWPLPDLQNLLAVSAAGGDSYVLETISLADGSVTTFGSFEAPGLQALSFVRDLGVIDARVNGAILRVPLAAPDQIAMISSRLFYSRDADSARIAGFEQAWADAKYRYYDAEHEGRDWDAIGAKYRAYLSSIASDRELRELISAMYGELSASHMFTGYRGMEAARQDLGNNNDALGVYIDHGYDGPGRRVAAILPGGPLDRRSIDIAPGDIIASVNGRDVPEAGGLDRLLDLNVGRPALVGVKDAETGDDRFYTVSPIDQNAEIALAKTRLIDARREMVARLSNSCVAYQYVPDMDEAAYLDLLGNLSAQRGIARAALIDVRSNGGGNLTRELITLLTGQAYASVGRNDGPQDVEPNNRWVWPSAVLVDSFGYSDGSVFPQAYQDNAIGPLVGDIVLNTGTAVDYVRSAVVPGLVYGLPVLPNRRMDGSYYENFVIEPEIHVPFNPNAAGLNTDPQLEAALAAIMAEIGADADCRIY; via the coding sequence ATGCTCAACCGCGGAATGGCCGTATCGGCCATGGCGCTCTTGCTGGCCGTAGCCCCTGCGCTTGCGCAGGATGAGAATGGCCGGTCCTCCATGGGCGAAAAGCCGATCTGGGTGCGCTACCCGGCCATCGCACCCGATGGCGAGACGCTCAGCTTCACCTATCGCGGCCGCATTTTCGTGGTCGATGCCGAGGGCGGCCTCGCCGTTCCGCTCACCGCCAATGGCACCTATAGCTATGGCGCGGTGTGGTCGGCCGATTCGGAGCGGCTCGCCTTCGCGTCCGACCTCAATGGCGATGACGACGTCTACACCACCGATTTTTCGGGCTCGCTCGAGCGCCTCACCTGGTCCTCGGCCAGTGAAGTGCCCACCAGCTTTGCGCCGGACGGACAGTCCCTGCTCTATACCGCGCTGCGCCTCGGCGATGCCGAGCAGAGCGTGCAGGGCGCGTTGTCGAGCAAGCCCCAGCTTTATGCCGTCGACACGGCAAGTGGCCGCGAAAGCCTCATCCTGCCCAATCTGGCCCAGCAGGCACAGTGGAACCGCGCCCAGACGAGGCTCGTCTATACCTATAATCCCTCCGGCGACCCCGACGACCGCCAGCACCGCGTGGCGCCCAATGCCCGCCAGATCTGGACCTATGACAAGATCAGCGGCACCCATGAGCCGGTTTTCGAAGTCGACGGCATCGATCGGCACAACCCGATCTGGAGCGCCGACGGGCTGACGCTGTACTATCTGTCCGAAGCGAGCGGCTGGCTCAATGTGTGGAAGCGCGATTTGGCGAGCGGCGCGGATACGCAGCTGACGCGCTTCGACGGCGATCCGGTGCGTGACCTGTCGGTGGCCGATGACGGCACGCTGGCCTTTTCCAATCGCGGCCGCATCTACGTCCAGAAGCCAGGCGCGACCGAGGCCAAGGCCATCGAGTTGCTGACCCTCGAGCAGCGCGCCGGGCGGCGTGACAATCTCTATGCCGAAATGGTGCAGGATTTCGTCTCTTCCCCGGACGGCGAGCTCTTCGGCATCGTGGCCAATGCGGATGTGTTCGTGCAGGACGGCGCCGGCAATTTCCGGCAAGTGACGGCGACGCCGGGCCAGGAGCGCGACATCGTCTTCTCGCCGGACGGGTCGATGTTGGCCTATGCGGCGCTGCGCGAGCATCAATGGGGCATTTATGCCGTCGCGCTCAAGGGCGAAGACGAACAGGGGGGCCTCGCCCCGTCCTACGCGGAAATCCCGCTCTATATCCCCGAGGAGGGCAATGCCTATGTGCCGCGCTTCTCGCCCGATGGCACCAAGCTCGCCTTCGTCGCCGACCGGCGCGAAATCCAGGTCCTCGACCTCGCCAGTGGCGAAGTGACCAAGCTTTATGGTGAAGGCGATCATTTCTCCCAATATCGCGATGGGGTGATGAATTTTGCCTGGTCGCCCAATTCCCAGGATCTGCTCGTGCCCTGGCGGGCCATGGATGGTTCGGAGGCGCACCGCGTCGCCATCGTTCCGGCCGATGGCGGAAGCCGGGCCCAGCCCATCGGCTCGGTGCCCAATCTTTTTGGCGCCACATGGAGCCTCGATGGCACGCAGATCATCGGCGCCACCACCCTTTATGGGCCGCGCGATTCCCAGCTCCATGCCCAGAGCAGCGACCTCTACCGCATCTTCCTTTCCGAAGAGGCGCGGCAGGATTTTCTCGAAACCGCTGAAGGCACCGCACCGGGCCTCGACGAGGCCGAGGACGGGACTGCGCTCGCGCGCCGCTACGGCCCCGACCAGTTCCGCAACAGCCGGCTCGAGGGGCGCCTCACCGCAGGCGAGGACGGCCTGATGACCATGTGGCCCCTGCCCGATCTGCAGAATCTGCTCGCGGTCAGCGCCGCGGGTGGCGACAGCTATGTGCTCGAAACCATCAGCCTTGCCGATGGCAGTGTGACCACGTTCGGCAGTTTCGAGGCCCCGGGGCTGCAGGCCCTCTCCTTCGTGCGGGATCTGGGCGTCATCGACGCGCGGGTCAATGGCGCCATATTGCGCGTGCCACTGGCGGCGCCCGACCAGATCGCCATGATCAGCTCGCGGCTGTTCTACTCCCGCGACGCCGATAGCGCCCGCATCGCCGGTTTCGAGCAGGCCTGGGCCGATGCGAAATATCGCTATTACGACGCCGAGCACGAAGGGCGGGACTGGGATGCGATCGGGGCGAAATATCGCGCCTATCTCTCCTCCATCGCCAGCGACCGCGAACTGCGCGAATTGATCTCGGCCATGTATGGCGAGCTCTCGGCCTCGCACATGTTCACCGGCTATCGCGGCATGGAGGCGGCGCGCCAGGATCTGGGCAACAATAATGACGCGCTCGGCGTCTATATCGACCATGGCTATGACGGCCCGGGCCGGCGCGTTGCCGCCATCCTGCCGGGCGGCCCGCTCGACCGGCGCAGCATCGATATCGCGCCGGGCGACATCATCGCCTCGGTCAATGGACGCGATGTTCCTGAGGCCGGCGGGCTCGATCGCCTGCTCGACCTCAATGTCGGCCGCCCTGCCCTTGTCGGGGTCAAGGATGCCGAAACCGGGGACGACCGCTTCTATACGGTCTCCCCGATCGACCAGAACGCCGAAATTGCGCTGGCCAAGACCCGCCTCATCGATGCGCGGCGCGAAATGGTGGCGCGCCTCTCAAACAGCTGCGTTGCCTATCAATATGTGCCCGACATGGACGAGGCGGCCTATCTCGACCTCCTGGGCAATCTCAGTGCCCAGCGCGGCATCGCCCGGGCGGCCCTGATCGACGTGCGCTCCAATGGCGGGGGCAATCTCACCCGTGAGCTCATCACCCTGCTCACCGGGCAGGCCTATGCCAGCGTCGGCCGCAATGATGGCCCGCAGGATGTCGAGCCCAATAATCGCTGGGTCTGGCCCAGCGCGGTTCTCGTCGATTCCTTCGGCTATTCGGACGGCTCGGTCTTCCCTCAGGCCTATCAGGACAATGCCATCGGCCCGCTGGTCGGCGACATCGTGCTCAATACCGGCACGGCCGTCGATTATGTCCGCAGTGCGGTGGTGCCCGGCCTCGTCTATGGCCTGCCGGTCCTGCCCAATCGGCGCATGGATGGCAGCTATTACGAGAACTTCGTCATCGAGCCGGAAATCCACGTGCCGTTCAATCCGAACGCGGCCGGACTCAACACCGACCCGCAGCTCGAAGCGGCGCTGGCGGCCATCATGGCCGAGATCGGCGCAGACGCCGATTGCCGTATCTACTGA
- a CDS encoding SDR family NAD(P)-dependent oxidoreductase, with translation MNQIDLAGRIAVVTGGARGIGFAIARRLLASGARVSLWDMNGDLLAQACAELGAGAEGIAVNVTDYDAIAAAVADVEARHGSLDILVNSAGIAGKNAPLDEYEIAEWHRVIDIDLNGTFYVNRAVLPGMKARNYGRIVNIASIAAKEGNPNAAAYAAAKAGVVGMTKAVGKECARFDIAINAITPATAKTRILDELKPEFIDYMLSRIPRGRFLEVEEAANMVAWLVSAENSFTTASVFDLSGGRATY, from the coding sequence ATGAACCAGATCGATCTTGCCGGCCGCATTGCCGTCGTTACCGGCGGGGCGCGGGGCATCGGCTTTGCCATTGCGCGGCGGCTCCTCGCGTCAGGTGCCAGGGTGAGCCTTTGGGACATGAACGGGGATCTGCTCGCGCAAGCCTGTGCCGAGCTCGGCGCCGGCGCCGAGGGGATCGCGGTCAATGTCACCGATTATGACGCCATTGCCGCCGCCGTCGCCGATGTCGAGGCCAGGCATGGCAGTCTCGATATTCTGGTCAATTCAGCCGGGATCGCCGGCAAGAACGCCCCGCTCGATGAATATGAAATCGCCGAATGGCACCGGGTCATCGATATCGACCTCAATGGCACATTCTACGTCAACCGCGCCGTGCTGCCGGGCATGAAGGCGCGCAATTACGGGCGCATCGTCAATATCGCCTCGATTGCTGCCAAGGAGGGCAATCCCAATGCCGCTGCCTATGCGGCGGCCAAGGCGGGCGTCGTCGGCATGACCAAGGCGGTCGGCAAGGAATGCGCCAGATTCGACATCGCCATCAACGCCATCACCCCGGCCACCGCCAAGACGCGCATCCTCGACGAGCTCAAGCCCGAATTCATCGACTATATGCTCAGCCGCATCCCCCGCGGCCGTTTCCTCGAAGTGGAGGAGGCCGCCAATATGGTGGCCTGGCTGGTCTCGGCCGAAAACAGTTTTACCACAGCCTCGGTCTTCGACCTCTCGGGTGGCCGCGCCACCTATTGA
- the leuB gene encoding 3-isopropylmalate dehydrogenase: MATNSLFLLPGDGIGTEIMVEVEKIIQWSNAEGLTDFATESGLAGGCAYDAHGEAISEDDMAKAMKADAVIFGAVGGPKWDNVPYDKRPEAALLRLRKDLGLFANLRPAICYPALADASALKRELVEGLDILIVRELTGGVYFGEPKEITDLGNGQKRGVDTQVYETYEIDRIARVAFDLARTRGNKIHSADKKNVMKSGVLWDEVVRTVAKDYSDVAFNHILADNCAMQLVRNPKQFDVIVTDNLFGDILSDVAAMLTGSLGMLPSAALGAPDPVTGKRKAMYEPVHGSAPDIAGKGIANPIAMIASYAMALRYSFGMIEMADKVEGAIAAVLADGLRCADIAQDNRKVVGTAEMGAAILAKLKA, encoded by the coding sequence ATGGCCACCAATTCCCTCTTCCTTCTGCCCGGCGACGGCATCGGCACTGAAATCATGGTCGAGGTCGAAAAGATCATCCAATGGTCAAACGCCGAAGGCCTGACCGATTTCGCCACCGAGAGTGGCCTGGCCGGTGGTTGCGCCTATGATGCCCATGGCGAAGCCATTTCCGAAGACGACATGGCCAAGGCCATGAAGGCCGACGCCGTGATCTTTGGCGCTGTCGGCGGTCCGAAGTGGGACAATGTCCCCTATGACAAGCGTCCGGAAGCCGCCCTCTTGCGCCTCCGCAAGGATCTCGGGCTTTTCGCCAATTTGCGCCCCGCCATCTGCTATCCGGCGCTGGCCGATGCTTCCGCTCTCAAGCGCGAGTTGGTCGAAGGCCTCGATATCCTCATCGTGCGCGAGCTGACCGGCGGCGTCTATTTCGGCGAGCCCAAGGAAATCACCGATCTCGGCAATGGCCAGAAGCGCGGCGTCGATACCCAGGTCTACGAGACCTATGAAATCGACCGCATTGCCCGCGTTGCCTTCGATCTCGCCCGCACCCGCGGCAACAAGATCCACTCGGCCGACAAGAAGAACGTCATGAAGTCCGGCGTACTGTGGGACGAAGTCGTCCGCACTGTCGCCAAGGATTATTCGGACGTCGCCTTCAACCACATCCTGGCCGACAATTGCGCCATGCAGCTCGTGCGCAATCCAAAACAGTTCGACGTCATCGTCACCGACAATCTCTTCGGCGACATTCTGTCCGACGTTGCCGCCATGCTGACCGGCTCGTTGGGCATGCTGCCCTCCGCTGCGCTGGGTGCGCCCGATCCCGTGACCGGCAAGCGCAAGGCCATGTATGAACCCGTGCACGGTTCGGCTCCGGATATTGCCGGCAAGGGCATTGCCAACCCGATCGCCATGATCGCGTCCTATGCCATGGCGCTGCGCTATTCCTTCGGCATGATCGAAATGGCCGACAAGGTGGAGGGCGCAATCGCCGCCGTTCTCGCCGACGGCCTGCGCTGCGCCGACATTGCCCAGGATAACCGCAAGGTCGTGGGCACCGCCGAAATGGGCGCGGCCATCCTCGCCAAGCTCAAGGCTTGA
- a CDS encoding RES family NAD+ phosphorylase: MIAPQAISPYRGPAWRLVEAQHLVSTLKLVDSLAEQEMLEAVLEESKPSLPPECRGLDYLLATPFRYGAVYPHGSRFRRAGRTQGVFYCAETVETALAEMAFYRLLFFAESPSTPLPANATDYTAFSALLAVERAVDLTHAAMADAGNWRDSVDYSDCQNLADAARAEDVSVIRYASVRDPGAGSNLAVLACTAFAAPAPTARQTWKLRVGAGFVQAVREFPRQSMEFSRADFAGDPRLG; this comes from the coding sequence TTGATCGCTCCTCAAGCTATCTCGCCCTATCGCGGCCCGGCCTGGCGGCTGGTCGAGGCCCAGCATCTGGTCTCGACCCTCAAACTGGTGGACAGCCTCGCCGAGCAGGAAATGCTCGAAGCCGTTTTGGAAGAGAGCAAGCCCAGCCTGCCGCCCGAATGCCGGGGGCTCGACTATCTCCTCGCAACCCCGTTTCGCTATGGCGCCGTCTATCCCCATGGCTCGCGCTTTCGCCGCGCCGGCAGGACGCAAGGGGTGTTCTATTGCGCCGAGACGGTGGAGACGGCGCTGGCCGAGATGGCGTTCTATCGGCTCCTGTTCTTTGCCGAATCGCCGTCGACGCCCCTGCCGGCCAATGCCACGGATTATACGGCGTTTTCAGCGCTGCTGGCGGTGGAGCGGGCGGTGGACCTGACCCATGCGGCGATGGCGGATGCGGGGAACTGGCGCGATTCCGTCGACTATTCCGATTGCCAGAACTTGGCCGATGCGGCTCGGGCGGAGGATGTTTCGGTCATTCGCTATGCGTCGGTGCGCGATCCGGGCGCGGGGAGTAATCTGGCGGTGCTGGCCTGCACGGCCTTCGCCGCCCCGGCGCCGACCGCGCGGCAGACCTGGAAATTGCGGGTCGGGGCGGGGTTCGTCCAGGCGGTGCGTGAATTCCCGCGACAGAGCATGGAGTTTTCGCGGGCTGATTTTGCGGGTGATCCGCGGCTGGGGTGA
- a CDS encoding GNAT family N-acetyltransferase, with product MARIVLEEGPSPKSHDIILNGLVEYNEIQTEGRFTAPSSFVLALKNEAGETEGGLSARIAYGWIHIDLLHIPEAYRGTGIGAALMARAEALARENSCVGLRLDTTSFQAPGFYQKLGYTEFGRLEDSPPGHTRYFFMKRLD from the coding sequence ATGGCAAGGATCGTTCTGGAAGAGGGCCCCAGTCCCAAGTCCCACGACATCATCCTCAACGGTCTTGTCGAGTATAATGAAATCCAGACGGAGGGGCGGTTCACCGCTCCTTCGTCTTTCGTTCTGGCCCTCAAGAACGAGGCGGGCGAGACCGAGGGGGGCCTCTCCGCCCGCATCGCCTATGGCTGGATCCACATCGATCTGCTGCATATTCCAGAGGCCTATCGCGGGACCGGGATCGGCGCGGCGCTGATGGCGCGGGCCGAAGCGCTGGCACGGGAAAACTCCTGTGTCGGCCTGCGGCTCGACACCACCTCGTTCCAGGCACCCGGCTTTTACCAAAAGCTCGGCTACACCGAATTTGGCCGGCTCGAAGACAGTCCGCCCGGGCATACCCGCTATTTTTTCATGAAACGATTGGATTGA
- the leuD gene encoding 3-isopropylmalate dehydratase small subunit codes for MDKFTTLTGVAAPLPIINIDTDMIIPKQYLKTIKRTGLGTALFSEMRYNEDGSENPGFILNKPAYRNAKIVIAGDNFGCGSSREHAPWALLDFGVRCVISTSFADIFYNNCFKNGILPIVVSPEQLKLLLDDAERGSNATLTIDLEAQTIQGPDGGTLHFDIDPSRKQILLEGLDDIAGTLKSDPAITSFEGKMASERPWL; via the coding sequence ATGGATAAATTCACCACTTTGACGGGTGTCGCGGCGCCGCTGCCGATCATCAATATCGACACCGACATGATCATCCCCAAGCAGTACCTCAAGACCATCAAGCGCACCGGACTGGGCACGGCCCTGTTCTCGGAAATGCGCTATAATGAGGACGGCTCGGAAAACCCCGGTTTCATTCTCAACAAGCCGGCCTATCGCAATGCCAAGATCGTCATCGCCGGTGACAATTTCGGCTGCGGGTCGAGCCGCGAGCATGCCCCCTGGGCCCTGCTCGATTTCGGCGTGCGCTGCGTGATCTCCACCAGCTTTGCCGACATCTTCTACAATAATTGCTTCAAGAACGGCATCCTGCCCATCGTGGTGTCGCCCGAGCAGCTGAAACTCCTGCTCGACGATGCCGAGCGTGGCTCCAACGCCACCCTGACCATCGATCTCGAGGCCCAGACCATCCAGGGGCCCGATGGCGGCACGCTGCATTTCGATATCGACCCGTCCCGCAAGCAGATCCTGCTCGAAGGCCTCGACGATATCGCCGGCACGCTGAAGTCCGACCCGGCCATCACCTCCTTCGAAGGCAAGATGGCCTCCGAGCGTCCCTGGCTGTAA
- a CDS encoding SCO family protein has protein sequence MAKPLSRLRLVLWVVVAAFAVTATGLYLFGATRPTEAAGIGHGDYVLTTADGQSFTRENFNGHPSALFFGFTHCPDVCPTTLAEMTAWKAALGDDGKDLKAYFITVDPERDTPEIIGDYVAWTDFVTGLTGTPEEIAKATKAWAAFAEKVPLENGDYTMDHTASVFLLNRDGEFEGTIAFRENTDTAIGKLQKLIKG, from the coding sequence ATGGCAAAACCCCTCTCCCGCCTGCGCCTCGTCCTCTGGGTCGTGGTGGCCGCTTTTGCGGTCACCGCCACCGGCCTTTATCTTTTCGGCGCCACCCGCCCCACCGAAGCCGCCGGCATCGGCCATGGCGATTATGTCCTCACCACCGCCGATGGCCAGAGCTTTACCCGCGAGAATTTCAACGGCCATCCCTCGGCGCTGTTTTTCGGCTTCACCCATTGCCCCGATGTCTGCCCCACCACGCTGGCGGAAATGACCGCCTGGAAGGCGGCGCTGGGCGATGACGGCAAGGATCTCAAAGCCTATTTCATCACCGTCGATCCCGAGCGCGACACGCCCGAGATCATCGGCGATTATGTCGCCTGGACCGATTTCGTCACCGGCCTCACCGGCACGCCCGAAGAAATTGCCAAGGCCACCAAGGCCTGGGCCGCCTTCGCCGAAAAAGTGCCGCTCGAGAATGGCGACTACACCATGGACCACACCGCCTCGGTGTTTCTGCTCAACCGGGACGGCGAATTCGAAGGCACCATCGCCTTCCGCGAAAACACCGACACGGCCATCGGCAAGCTGCAAAAGCTGATCAAGGGCTGA
- a CDS encoding YaiI/YqxD family protein — protein sequence MPMVAIFIDADACPVKDEALRVAERHGLVITYVANFGLRPSRDPMVRMVMVPQGADAADDWIVEHAETGDIVVTSDIPLASRTLEKGAAAIGPTGKLFTRESIGMALAMRELNQHLRETGESRGFNAGFTARDRSNFLQHFDALVQRAKRDAQNRQAGN from the coding sequence CTGCCCATGGTTGCCATTTTCATCGATGCCGATGCCTGTCCCGTCAAGGATGAGGCCCTGCGCGTGGCCGAGCGACACGGCCTCGTCATCACCTATGTCGCCAATTTCGGACTGCGCCCTTCGCGCGATCCCATGGTGCGCATGGTCATGGTGCCTCAGGGCGCCGACGCCGCCGATGACTGGATCGTCGAGCATGCCGAGACCGGCGACATCGTGGTCACGTCCGATATTCCGCTGGCGAGCCGCACGCTCGAAAAAGGCGCTGCCGCCATTGGCCCCACCGGCAAGCTCTTTACCCGCGAGAGCATCGGCATGGCCCTGGCCATGCGCGAGTTGAACCAGCATTTGCGCGAGACCGGCGAGAGCCGGGGCTTTAATGCCGGCTTCACGGCAAGGGACCGCTCCAACTTCCTCCAGCATTTCGATGCCCTGGTCCAGCGCGCCAAGCGCGATGCGCAGAATCGCCAAGCCGGCAATTGA